The nucleotide sequence AACGGATATATAGATTAGTCAAGTTTAATCCGACGTCCTAAGATACGTTAAAACATAGACCGACTTCGTACCATTCTTCCTTAGGATCCTGCTCGCTTCGTTCACGCTCGCTCCGGTAGTAAAAACATCGTCCAATAAGAGAATTTTAGAAGGACAACGATCCTTCCAATCCGATTTGATTTCCCAGGCGGAATACGCATGAAAGAATCTTTCCGAAAAAGTTTTACCCGCCTGTCTTTCCGGGCTTTTCTTCAACAATGGTTCTATTAAAGGGATTTTTAATATTCTTTTTGCCTCTTCATACAATCTGGCGCTAGGTAAGAATGGCCTAAGGGACGGATTGAAAATTTTGTTACCTGAATAGCTGGGAAGAAGTATGCAGGCATCCAAGTCTAATGCCCTAAGTCCTCTTAAAACCTTTCGTATTCCTAAAGAAAGAAAAATAGAAACTGGATATTCGTTGTTTGCCTTAAGTTTATTCAATATTTCCGCCAAAAGATCGTTTCTATCACGGAGGCTGAACGCCTTAGTAAAGAATATATTTCTGGAATCGCAGAAACCGCAGATTTCGGATGAATTAGTCAAAGGAGAAGAGCATACATTACATCTGAAAGAGGGTTTAGAATTCCGAGAAGTCCGAACACAACTTTTGCAAATACCGATCCGCAATGAGAAAAAATCTTCTCTGTCGCAAACCCCACAATGCAAGGGGAAAAAGAAATCCAAGAGCCGAAAAAAGATTAAATATCCCATAAAATGAACGGGTTTATAATCCGTATTTTGGCGCGTACTTTTTTCCCTATTTGTGGTAATCTCCAAGACCGAACAGTTCCCTTATTTCCCCCACCCCCATTCAATAATAATCGAAGAATTAGCGCATCTCTTATCTCTAACCATTTAATAAGTTATTGCTCACCCAACTAAGATTTGCTCTAATAGCCAGCGTTATGGGAAGCTCTAACATAAGAATTTACTTATTCATCCTTTTATTAGCTTTGCCCATGGCCGCACTGCTTGCAGAACATCAGACTATCTATATGAGAAACGGTCAAATCTTGCGAGGAGACGTGATCCAACAAACCGCCACCACGATGCAGATCAAAATGGAAGACGGAAAGATCAAACAACTCAACAAGAAAGATATCCAAAGAGTTAGTTACAAAGAGCCAACCGTCCAAGAAAAGAAAGAGTCGGAAGAAAAATTAAAACAACAAACTACAGTTGTAGAAGAACCTCCTCCCCCAGCCCCTGAACCGAGCAAAAAACCGGAAACAGACAAAACAACTAGCCCTTATACGATCGATCAAGCAGACAGAAAGGATCTAGAGATCTACTTCGGAGCAGGAATGGGTTCTTATCGTCCTCCTACTGAAAATTATACGGGTCGTATGAGTGCAAAGATCAACACCCTAAACGGCATTCCTACTCAAGTAGACGATTCCGCCTATGAACGTGGCCTTGCTTATAGTATGGGGGCGATCTATTATTGGAAAAAATTCGGATTCGGATTAACTGCAAATCACTTCGGCGGGAAAACGTCGGAAAGAATTACTGTATATGGAGGAAATTCCTTCCTTCAGGAAAATAAAGGAACGTTTCCTGAAAAACAAAATTCTTTAAAGTTAGACATTTCTTACTTAGCCTTCAGCAATCAAAAATTTGATATAAGACCTAGTTTTGGATATTCGCAGTTTTGGGGTAAAACTGAGGATAATAACAGTACCTCTAGCGATTATTTTGCGAACTTGTTACTTTCTGTGACCAAATTTAATTATAATTTTCTGGAGATCTTGAAAGGACCTTCGATAGGGGTAAAAACAACAATTCGTTTGGGGGAGAAATGGGAGGATAGGATCGAACTTCATTATTTATCTCTGACCGGTATTCAGTACGCGGCCGCAGTTGGAACGGCAAGCTCTATAGATGGTTCTTTTTTTGATTATTACCGATCCGATCTGATTACGACTTGGACTGCAAAAGGATTCAATTTTTCGAATAAGCTATTCTATCGCTGGACTCCTACAATTTCTTTCTGGGTAGGGATCCAATTATTCGAATGGAAGTATACGGTAAATTCAATGGAACAAAGATTTCAAGGGCTAGGAGATGCGACATCTCCACCTCCAATAGACATAGTCTTCCTCAGTAATTTTTTGATAGATGCAACCGCAAAATCCACACCGGCTACTAATAGAGCGTCTTCTTTGGAGTTCGGAGTGATGTATAGAATGAATTTCGCACGATAGCTAAGATTACTTCTTTTCCAACGCCCTTCGAATAAAAGACATCATTCCTTTTACGACCTTCTCATCGTTATCGAAATCTTTTCCCAAATATACTTTCATTCTTTCGCGATAATACTCGGTCGCATAAGAAAATTGGAGTATCATAAAAAGATTATCAATGCAAAAGGCGAAAATTTTCTCGTCTACCTCTTTCCCGATAGATCCGGACTTTTTCGCATCCGCCAATAAAGAAGTATAAACTTTAGCGGAAACACTTTCCATATCCGAGGAAAGTCCTCGGATCAATTCGGAATTCCCTTCGGCAGTGATCTCATTGTATAAACGAATGATATCTCTATTCTCTCTGGAATGTTTTTGGATAATTCTTAATATTCTTTCTATCTTACCGAAAAGGTCGCTATCTTCGCTAAGGACTTCTTCCAAGGTTTTTTCCAGCTGATGTATCCCGTAACCTACAGCTGTAAGAAAAAAATCCTCTTTTGTATCGAAGTATTTGTACAAAGAGCCAACGGAGATACCGGCCTTCTTTGCGATAATATTCGTGTTCGCATTATTGAACCCTCGGTTCGCAAATTCTGCAATCGCTACGGAAAGTATCCTGGTCCTTTTTTCTTCCGGGATCTTATCAAAAGTATCCCTATTGTATTTTGATGAGATAAATTCGGTCACTGTACTTCCCTATATTTACTACCTAAGCGGTTCTTAAGCTCCGGAATACGGAAAAAATCCTCGAAAGCTTCTTTTCTGTATTTTCTAGTTGACAGTGAGTGAGTATTCACTCACTGTCAACCTATATTCCGCAAAAAAAGGAAAAAGGATATGTCTACCGGCTTCGCAATTTCTCAATACCCAGACGTAAAAGGGGTTTATAAACAACTTCATGACCTGATTCGCCAGCCAATTCGCTCCATTAAGAAGAATGAAATGGAGAAATACCTTCAGGAATATTTCGAAAAAAAATGCTCAAAGTCCAAGACCATGATCGCGGAAGCCTCGGAGTATATCCCCGGCGGCGTGCAGCATAATCTTGCTTTCAACTACCCCTTCCCTCTTGTTTTTACTAAAGCTTCCGGAGCACATTTATACGACTTGGACGGGAACAAATACATAGACTTCCTACAAGCCGGCGGTCCTACCGTGTTAGGAAGTAATCCAACGAATATTCGCAAAAAAGTGGTACAACTTCTAGAAACCACAGGACCTGTGACCGGCTTATTCCATGAATACGAGTTAAGACTTGCGGAGAAGATCGTTGAGCACATGCCTTCTGTGCAGATGTTCCGTATGTTAGGATCCGGAACGGAGGCTTGTATGGCATCTATCCGTGTCGCTAGGCTTGCCACTAAAAAGAAAAATATCGTGAAGATGGGAGGCGCGTATCACGGTTGGAGTGATCAGCTTGCTTACGGACTCCGTCTTCCGGGTACCAGACATTTTGAATCGCACGGAATTCCGAAACATGTTTTCAAATATACCCAAGAATTCTATCCGAACGACCTAAACGCATTGGAAAGAACCTTAAAAAGAAACCGCTGGAGAGGTGGTACTGCTGCAGTTATCCTGGAGCCGATCGGACCGGAAAGTGGAACTCGCCCGATAGATATGGACTTCAATAAAGGAGTCAGGGAACTTTGCGACAAATATGGAGCATTACTAATTTTTGATGAAGTTGTTACCGCATTCCGTATCGGTCTAAGCGGGGCGCAAGGTTACTACGGAGTTACTCCCGATCTAACCGTATTCGGTAAAGTGGTAGCCGGTGGTTATCCTTCCGCAGGAGGATTAGGTGGGAAGAAGGAATACATGAAGTATCTTTCTGCAGGACTCCAAACCGGTGTCAAAAAAGCTTTGATCGGCGGAACTATGGCAGCGAACCCTCTCAGCTCTGCTGCAGGTTATTATACTCTTTTAGAGATCGAAAAACAAAAGGCCTGTGAAAAAGCAGGAAGAGCGGGAGATAGGATCACTGCAGGTTTACAAAAACTAATTAAGAAGTATAATCTACCTTTCGTAGCATTCAATCAAGGTTCTATCTGCCACTTGGAAACCGTCGGAACCATGCTTTTAGAGATCGATATCAAAAAATTCTGGAAGATCAAATCCACGATCAAAGAAGCTCACACTCGCAAAAAAGCGATGGAAGAAATGGGAGCGGCTTACATGGCGGAAGGTATCGTTACTTTAGCAGGAAGCCGATTGTATACGAGCGCAGCCGACACGGACGCAGTCATCGACGACGCTTTAAAAAGATTCGAAAGAGTTTTCCAAAAAGTCGAAGGTGTATAACCCGTAGGTCCGCTGAATAGGAGAAGAACATGGAAATAGATAAGGCCAAAAAAATCGTTCGAGATACCGGGATCCGACTTCTTAAGTCGGGTCTGATCGCAAGGACTTGGGGAAATATCAGCCAACGTATCGATGAAAATTATTTTGCGATCACTCCAACCGGCAGGACTTATGAAGATCTAACTCCTGAGGAGATCGTACAGGTAAACATCGACGACCTAACTCATATCGGAAAGATCAAACCTTCCTATGAAAAAGGACTCCACTCCGCAGCTTACAAACTCCGTTCGAACATTGGTGCAGTTATCCACACTCACCAGCTACAGGCAGCGGTGGTTGCAGCCGCTAGAAAGGATGTCCCTGTGTTAAATCCGCAGATGAAAAAGATCATCGGAGGTCCGGTGCTTTGTACCGACTATTCTCTTCCTGGAACCAAAAAATTGATCAAGATGGCAATCCATGCATTGGATAAATCCGGAAGTAAAGCGGTACTATTAGCAAACCACGGAACCCTTTGTGTTGGAAAAGACATGGAAGATGCATTCCAAGTCGCACTCGAATTAGAACGAGTCTGCCAGCTATTTATAGAGAAAGAATTCTTAAAAGTTTCCGGTTACAAAAAAGGAGACAGGGATTCCATTCGTTCTTGGTATCTCAAAAACTACGGATTGGTAAAAACAGCATGAAAGCGCCTGATAGCCCGATGGATCTTCAAAAATTTCTGCCTCAATTAGTGAAGGAAGGAATTTTAGCGAAGAACGGATGCGCCAGTGTTAAGATCGGAAAAAGTATCTGGATCACTCCAAAAAAATCGGATCTAAATACGATCGGCAAAAAAGCGAAGAATGCGCTTCTGGAAATTCCTTTGGAAGAAAATCAGATCTTTCCGAAAGATATCCCGGACGAAGCTCCACAACATCTTTCTCTCTATTTAGCAAGACCTGAATTCAACGTTATCGTTCATTCCACTCAGGAAAACGTGATGACATGTTCCATGGCAGGAGAGACCGTTCGCCCTTTCTTGGACGATATGGCTCAAATTGTAGGACCAAACGCAAAAGTTGTGCCTAACGCAAACGATGAAAAAGGGCTAAAAAAGATCATCTCCGCTATAGGAAGAAGGAACGCAGTGTATCTCCAAAACGCCGGAGCTCTATGCGCCCATAAAAGTTTGGATGATGTGCATGCTGTATGTATGGTTCTGGAAAAAGCAAGTAAAGCTTTCGTAGAATCTCGTATCCTAGGGGGTGGAAAACCTGTTCCTTGGTTGGAAGCGGAAGCAATCCGATTCGTATATCAAAGAAAATACTCAAAACAAGCGGAGAAAAACCGAGGATAGAAAGCTCTTTTGTGGACTCGCGCTAAGAGCAATCTACAGTAGGTTTGGTTTAGCTTGCGGGCGGCCCCGCCCTATTTGGGTGGGGGCCGGAGCGTAGCGGTGGAGAAATTTACACTCCGCATCTCCCCTATCATAAAACTCGATCTTCCGCAACTAAAATTTGCCATTCTAAGTTTGTTGGAATTCCAACAAACGAAACCAAAAATTATTCTTTTCAAGCAGATCCAATTCTTCTGCAAACTCGTTCTTTAAAAATCCGTTCGTCTTAATAGAGTCTTTAACCGCTTGTTTACCTCTTCCAAAATTGTATTCTTCATTGCATAGTGGCCGATTAAAAATTTAGATAATACCTAAAGAATACCTAACCGAAAGGATTCTTTACAAAATCTTCTTTCCGTTATTTTTCGTTTAGTATTCACAACATGCAACACGGGATCTATCGACTATCTTGAATTTGTAACCGCCTCAAAGAGGAAATTTTCGCATACGATCTCAGTCGATTAATCATTCGGAGAGACTTTTTCTAAGTGTATATTTTTTTCTACACTTGGCGCATGACCATTCAGATCAAACAATCCGAATGTCGGTCTTAAAATCGTCATTCTGATACACGAAGGTTGACTAATCTAACGAATTTTCACTCGTATTTTCTTTTTATTCTTATTAAGTGAAATATAAGTATCCGCAGATTTCCTTAATTATAAAACAATTTCAAAAAACTTAATTTAAACATAGTTATTTAGTAAGAGAAAAAATATGCAAAGTCTATAAATTTCCATATTATCAAATATGACTTGGAGATCTGGAAGGCATTACTATCTTGTTTGCTCATGAAGAGAATACGAAAATACATAATTTGCCTCGGTGCTATCAGCACTTTTGCCTGCACTCCGGAAAAAAACATCTCTCCGGAGTTACTCGGATTACTTGGGAATCAACCTAATCCGAATTCCGGATCCGAATATTCCGTTTTGGAATCAAATACGAACGTTTCCGCTAACCATAATCTGGACTATATAAACAACGAATTAGAGCGGAAGATCTTAGTTGGTGATAAAACTTATAATGGAACCGTTGATAAAATTTTCCTAGACGGTTTCGGAAGAGAAGTATCCTTCCGAGGATTTAATATTTCAGGAAATGTAAAACTTGCTCAACACGGATTTAAACCGTTTGCTAACGATTCGGATGCGGAAACTGCTTTTAACCGATTAGGCAAGACAACCGGGGCCAATATGATCCGTTTCACAATCGCGTGGGAAGGAACACATCCTTCCGTAAATACGATCAATTATCCATATTTGGACTCAATCATATCTCAAATGAGAAAAGCGATCTCTAAAAGGATGTATATTCTTTTGGATTACCACCAAGATCTTTACTCAAGACACCTTTTTAATAAAAATTCATGGCATACCGGAAACGGAGCACCTTCCTGGATTATTTCCGGAAGTTCTTATCCTTCCGAATATTGCGGCATTATATGCGCTAACTGGAGCCAGAATAATCTTACAAACGAGGCAGTCCGTAGAGGTTTCCGTAACTTCTGGAATAATGCATCCATTTCAACTTCTTCCGGTACAAGATATGTTCAAACCGAGTATCTCTGGCAAATAGGAAAGACGGCGGCCTATATTAAAGAGAAATTGAGTCCCGAAGAATTCGATTATATAGTCGGATTAGATCCGTTTAATGAGCCTGTCGACGGAGGAATGGAGGGTTTAAGTCCAGCTCAATGGGATAATCAAAAACTCTGGCCTTTTTATAGAAAGGTAAGGGAAACACTTACCCAAAATGGATGGCAGAATAAACTGGTATTCGCAGAACCTTTGGTATTTTGGAACACCAACGTAGGCATAGTAGCTCCGGCAACCGGAGGTGGACATTTAACAACCCTTCCAGGAGAAGGATTCGCATTTAACTCTCACTTTTACGATGCAGGAAGAATGGGAACGGATCTGACCGGGATAGACAATGCCACGTATTTCAAATACCTGGATGAGATCCGAAAAGAAGCTAGATTCTTGAATATTCCATCTTTCTTAAGTGAATTCGGAATGTGGTTAAAAGGTGTAGGTGCAAAAGACACTCCTAGAATGATCAATGCAGTCTACCAAGCGATGGAAATTTCCGACAAAGCCCAAAATACTAAAACTAGATTCGCGGACTTCTACAATCCGATCGTATCAGGAACCCAATGGCATTGGGATTATTATTACGATAAACATCATGAGTATATGAACGGAAACAGTTCTAAATTGATCACCACTAAAGACGCTTGGAATAACGAAGACTTCTCCGTGGTCGGAAATTATGGAACAACTTTCAATATGGATTACCATGTGGTCCAAAGAGCTTATGTAAGAAAACTCCAAGGTAGAGCGATAAGCTCTCATTATAATGCCATCGGCTACGATACATGGAATAATGTGTTCGCCTGGGCCGCGATCAAAACCGTCCAAAACGGAACAAAATATTTCGGAGATAAAAGGTTCATCTTAGTCGTTTGGAAAGGAAGGAATTCCGATGCTCCTACGGAAATTTATCTGCCTCCGCATTTTAATAAAAACGACGTCGTTCTAATAACGGAAAAACGAATCTACAACAAGCAGATCCCGGGAGCCCTAGTACAAGAATCGAACGAAGCGATCTTAACGGAAGATAGAAGTAGAGAAAACGGATCCGGAAATCTAGCATTAGTTTGGGATGATCTCGATCCGGAAGAAGATCCTAACGAGACCATACATTATGCACTTTTGGTAGATGGATTAGGCTCTACGTTCAATATCCAGACATTGCAAACTCTGCAAGCAGGCCTGAATATTCGACTCCAAAACGAAAAGAAAAGTCCTATCTACTTTACGGGCAAAATGACTTACGGCGGTTATCCTGCCGAACAGTAAAAGAAAGTTTTAAATTGCGAGTTTGTTTTTAAAGGAGCCACTTACTTTTCTCTTATTTTTTTCGTCTTACGTATTTGGAAGCAGGATTATATTTTTACAAGTATTCTACATTCTGTAAAAAATTTGTAGATGATACCTTCTAAAATATATTCACTAATCCAAATACAAGAGGCGATTTCCAAAAAGAG is from Leptospira sp. WS58.C1 and encodes:
- a CDS encoding ComF family protein — its product is MRIGICKSCVRTSRNSKPSFRCNVCSSPLTNSSEICGFCDSRNIFFTKAFSLRDRNDLLAEILNKLKANNEYPVSIFLSLGIRKVLRGLRALDLDACILLPSYSGNKIFNPSLRPFLPSARLYEEAKRILKIPLIEPLLKKSPERQAGKTFSERFFHAYSAWEIKSDWKDRCPSKILLLDDVFTTGASVNEASRILRKNGTKSVYVLTYLRTSD
- a CDS encoding LA_0442/LA_0875 N-terminal domain-containing protein produces the protein MRNGQILRGDVIQQTATTMQIKMEDGKIKQLNKKDIQRVSYKEPTVQEKKESEEKLKQQTTVVEEPPPPAPEPSKKPETDKTTSPYTIDQADRKDLEIYFGAGMGSYRPPTENYTGRMSAKINTLNGIPTQVDDSAYERGLAYSMGAIYYWKKFGFGLTANHFGGKTSERITVYGGNSFLQENKGTFPEKQNSLKLDISYLAFSNQKFDIRPSFGYSQFWGKTEDNNSTSSDYFANLLLSVTKFNYNFLEILKGPSIGVKTTIRLGEKWEDRIELHYLSLTGIQYAAAVGTASSIDGSFFDYYRSDLITTWTAKGFNFSNKLFYRWTPTISFWVGIQLFEWKYTVNSMEQRFQGLGDATSPPPIDIVFLSNFLIDATAKSTPATNRASSLEFGVMYRMNFAR
- a CDS encoding TetR/AcrR family transcriptional regulator — translated: MTEFISSKYNRDTFDKIPEEKRTRILSVAIAEFANRGFNNANTNIIAKKAGISVGSLYKYFDTKEDFFLTAVGYGIHQLEKTLEEVLSEDSDLFGKIERILRIIQKHSRENRDIIRLYNEITAEGNSELIRGLSSDMESVSAKVYTSLLADAKKSGSIGKEVDEKIFAFCIDNLFMILQFSYATEYYRERMKVYLGKDFDNDEKVVKGMMSFIRRALEKK
- a CDS encoding aspartate aminotransferase family protein, whose protein sequence is MSTGFAISQYPDVKGVYKQLHDLIRQPIRSIKKNEMEKYLQEYFEKKCSKSKTMIAEASEYIPGGVQHNLAFNYPFPLVFTKASGAHLYDLDGNKYIDFLQAGGPTVLGSNPTNIRKKVVQLLETTGPVTGLFHEYELRLAEKIVEHMPSVQMFRMLGSGTEACMASIRVARLATKKKNIVKMGGAYHGWSDQLAYGLRLPGTRHFESHGIPKHVFKYTQEFYPNDLNALERTLKRNRWRGGTAAVILEPIGPESGTRPIDMDFNKGVRELCDKYGALLIFDEVVTAFRIGLSGAQGYYGVTPDLTVFGKVVAGGYPSAGGLGGKKEYMKYLSAGLQTGVKKALIGGTMAANPLSSAAGYYTLLEIEKQKACEKAGRAGDRITAGLQKLIKKYNLPFVAFNQGSICHLETVGTMLLEIDIKKFWKIKSTIKEAHTRKKAMEEMGAAYMAEGIVTLAGSRLYTSAADTDAVIDDALKRFERVFQKVEGV
- a CDS encoding class II aldolase/adducin family protein, whose amino-acid sequence is MEIDKAKKIVRDTGIRLLKSGLIARTWGNISQRIDENYFAITPTGRTYEDLTPEEIVQVNIDDLTHIGKIKPSYEKGLHSAAYKLRSNIGAVIHTHQLQAAVVAAARKDVPVLNPQMKKIIGGPVLCTDYSLPGTKKLIKMAIHALDKSGSKAVLLANHGTLCVGKDMEDAFQVALELERVCQLFIEKEFLKVSGYKKGDRDSIRSWYLKNYGLVKTA
- a CDS encoding class II aldolase/adducin family protein, giving the protein MKAPDSPMDLQKFLPQLVKEGILAKNGCASVKIGKSIWITPKKSDLNTIGKKAKNALLEIPLEENQIFPKDIPDEAPQHLSLYLARPEFNVIVHSTQENVMTCSMAGETVRPFLDDMAQIVGPNAKVVPNANDEKGLKKIISAIGRRNAVYLQNAGALCAHKSLDDVHAVCMVLEKASKAFVESRILGGGKPVPWLEAEAIRFVYQRKYSKQAEKNRG
- a CDS encoding glycosyl hydrolase family 5, with protein sequence MKRIRKYIICLGAISTFACTPEKNISPELLGLLGNQPNPNSGSEYSVLESNTNVSANHNLDYINNELERKILVGDKTYNGTVDKIFLDGFGREVSFRGFNISGNVKLAQHGFKPFANDSDAETAFNRLGKTTGANMIRFTIAWEGTHPSVNTINYPYLDSIISQMRKAISKRMYILLDYHQDLYSRHLFNKNSWHTGNGAPSWIISGSSYPSEYCGIICANWSQNNLTNEAVRRGFRNFWNNASISTSSGTRYVQTEYLWQIGKTAAYIKEKLSPEEFDYIVGLDPFNEPVDGGMEGLSPAQWDNQKLWPFYRKVRETLTQNGWQNKLVFAEPLVFWNTNVGIVAPATGGGHLTTLPGEGFAFNSHFYDAGRMGTDLTGIDNATYFKYLDEIRKEARFLNIPSFLSEFGMWLKGVGAKDTPRMINAVYQAMEISDKAQNTKTRFADFYNPIVSGTQWHWDYYYDKHHEYMNGNSSKLITTKDAWNNEDFSVVGNYGTTFNMDYHVVQRAYVRKLQGRAISSHYNAIGYDTWNNVFAWAAIKTVQNGTKYFGDKRFILVVWKGRNSDAPTEIYLPPHFNKNDVVLITEKRIYNKQIPGALVQESNEAILTEDRSRENGSGNLALVWDDLDPEEDPNETIHYALLVDGLGSTFNIQTLQTLQAGLNIRLQNEKKSPIYFTGKMTYGGYPAEQ